The following nucleotide sequence is from Synechococcus sp. KORDI-52.
GGTTGCACTCCGAGAGGTGGCGGAACGCAACGACGACCCCGATCACGTCCTCGACGCCATGGACGGACTGCTCTGATGACCAGCAAAGCATTGGACCAGGCGCTTCAGACGCTCGAGCGGGCCACCAGCACTCCTGAGCTGGTCAAAGCCACGCAAGCCCTTTGTGCACTGAACGACCTTGAGGCCGCCAAACCGCTCGTGAGGGTGCTGGGGTTCAACAATCCAGCGGTGGCAGCCGTCGCAACACAGGGGCTGATTCAACTGGGTCGGGACATCGTTCCCATCCTTCTGGTGAGCCTGGATGCCCGCAATTACGGCGCACGAGCCTGGGTGGTGAAGGTGATTGCCGCCTTGCGGGATCCACGGGGGCTTGACCTGCTGGAGCATGCCCTTCAGGCCGATATCGCTCCGAGCGTGCGGCGCTCCGCAACCCGCGGCCTGGCGGACTTGGAGCTCAGTGAAGACGCAGCGCACGATCAGCTTGAGCGCTGTTTCGAGGGACTGCTCAAAGCCATGCGAGACGACGAGTGGGTGGTGCGTTACGCAGCGGCCTACGGCCTCGAGCAACGCTTGAACAGCGCAGCTTTGTCCGCGCAACTTGCCGAACAGGGCCGGACCGCACTGAACCAGCTCGCATCCGATACGGAGGGTGTCAGGGTGGTGCAGCTGCGGGCCCAGAAAGCCCTCCAACGCCTCAACGCCGGATGACCCAGAAACTGTTGTTCGTCTGCCTTGGCAACATCTGCCGCTCACCAGCAGCCGAAGGCGTCTTCCTGCATCTGCTCGAAGAGCGCGGCCTCATTGACCAGTTCGTGGTGGATTCCGCCGGAACGGGCGGATGGCATGTGGGCAATCCGGCAGACCGACGCATGCAGGCTGCCGCCAACCGCCGCGGCATCAACCTCCCCAGCCGCGCACGACAGATCAGCCTCGACGATTTCTCGAGTTTCGATCTGGTGCTGACCATGGACGACGACAATCTCGCGGCCGTCCAGGGACTGGCTCGCGAAGCCGGGCCAAGAGCAACGGCCAACATCAAGCCCATGCTTAGCTACACCCGGGGGTTCTCGGAAACGGAGGTGCCGGATCCCTATTACGGGGGCGAGGCGGGCTTCGAGCATGTGCTCGACCTGCTCGAGGATGCCTGCGCCAACCTGCTCGACGAGCTCAGCCCGCAGGCGTAGACCAGGCTTCTTCGGCCACCCGAGAACGAAACTGCCCCACCAGGGCATCGATCACAGCCTCAATGCTCATGCCATCGGTCACGAGCTCCACGGCATCGTCCGCCTGCACCAGAGGAGCCTCCTCACGGGTGCTGTCGAGGTGATCCCGTTCGGCGATCTGCGCTTCGAGCTCAGATCGCTCAGGCACCGGGAAGCCCCGCTGCTCCAGATCCAGAGCCCGGCGCCGGGCCCGTTCGCCCACCGTGGCCGTGAGGAACACCTTCAGATCAGCATCCGGGAAAACAGCGGTGCCGATGTCGCGGCCTTCTGCCACCAAGCCACCCTTGGCACCCATCGCTTTCTGTTGAGCGGTCAGCGCTTGCCTGACGCAACGGTGGGCGGCCACAGCCGAAACCGACGCTGTGACATCCGGCGAGCGAATCGCGTCGCTCACGTCCTGCCCATTCACCAACACCTGCTGGCCGCCACCAGGCAACGACCGCAGCTGAAGGTCGAGGTCGTTCAATAGCGGTGCAATCGACACCGCATCCTGGGGGTCCACACCGTTCTGTTGCACCAACCAGGTCACCGACCGGTACATCGCGCCGGTATCGAGGTAAACCAGCCCCATCCGCTCAGCAAAGGCCCGGGTGACGGTGCTTTTGCCAGCACCGGCAGGGCCATCGATGGCAACGAGAGGCTGGCGGGTCATCAGAAACACATGATCAATCAAACGGGTCGTCCCGCAACGAGCCGCCGCGGCCAACAGTGAGATGGCCGTTTCAGAGCCACAGGGCTGAAGCGTGAAGGGGTCGACCCTCTCTACATAGTCCACCGCCAGCCCTGCTTCACCGAGACTCCTGCGCACCGAGGCCTCGGGATCGTTTGAATCGACATGGCGCAGTGCCGCCGGCAGAGCAGCGGCTCGAGCCCGATCAGCAGAAGAGAGGTATTGGTTGCGGGAACTCAGGGCCAGACCGTCGGGTTCACGAACGGTGGCAACGCCCCGCACCGCCACGTCCAGATCAAGGTCGGCCACCAAGCGGCGCAGGATCACCAGCTGCTGCCAGTCCTTTTCACCCAGCCAGAGGCAGGACGGTTCCACCAGCTGCAGCAGTCGGGCCACGACCGTGACCACACCATCAAAGTGACCGGGACGGGAAGCTCCGCAAAGGTGCGCCTGCAGCTCTGCCGATGCTGAGTGCGACACAGCTGACAGGAGTCCACTTGGATAGATGGCGTCGACACTTGGGGCCCAAAGGGCATGGGCGCCAGAGCGTTTGGCTAAATCCCGATCTGCTTCGAGCGTTCGCGGGTAGCGATCAAAGTCTTCAGCTGGCCCGAATTGGAGTGGGTTCACGAACACACTCACCAACACAGGCCCCTGTTCTGAGGCCCGGCGAATCAATTCACCGTGGCCCCGATGCAGCCCACCCATGGTGGGCACGAATTGCAGCGGCCCAAGGAGGTTGGCCCGGAAGCTGTCCAGCTCGGCCTGGGTGGAGAGAACGACGCAGCTCAGCGCAGCACCTCAAGCTTCACTTGGGCGATGCCAGAGGCAGTCAAACCAAGGTCAGCGGCGGCGCCATGGCCGAGGTCGATGACCCGATGATCAATGAACGGCCCGCGATCGTTGATGCGGATCACGGCCGTACGCCCGTTCCAGAGATTGGTGACGCGAACCTTTGTTCCAAACGGAAGTGTGCGGTGGGCCGCCGTCATGGTGCCGCGTCTGTAAACCTCACCATTGGCTGTGCGGTTGCCATAGAAACCGGGGCCGTACCAACTGGCCTCTCCGGTGATGACCTTCACCACCTCAGGCACGACCTTGAGCTTCGGCTTGGGGAGTTCAGCAGCAGGAGGAGCAACAACGGGCTTGACCTGAGCAGGAGAAAGGGTTGCTTGAAGCTCGGAAACTTGGGGCTCAAGGACCAGATCGAGGGGATCAAGCGCTTCGGCACCATCAACAGACAGAAAATCGCTGGCCACGACAGGCAGGAGAGCCGCTGCCCCTGAAATCGCTGCTGAGAGCGTGGCCAGCCCAAGAAGAACTCGCATGCAGAGCGGCTTGCCAAGGGAGAGAGCTGCTGTCGCAGACTCCGATCAGTGGCAGACCTACATAGAAA
It contains:
- a CDS encoding HEAT repeat domain-containing protein — encoded protein: MTSKALDQALQTLERATSTPELVKATQALCALNDLEAAKPLVRVLGFNNPAVAAVATQGLIQLGRDIVPILLVSLDARNYGARAWVVKVIAALRDPRGLDLLEHALQADIAPSVRRSATRGLADLELSEDAAHDQLERCFEGLLKAMRDDEWVVRYAAAYGLEQRLNSAALSAQLAEQGRTALNQLASDTEGVRVVQLRAQKALQRLNAG
- a CDS encoding low molecular weight protein-tyrosine-phosphatase — protein: MTQKLLFVCLGNICRSPAAEGVFLHLLEERGLIDQFVVDSAGTGGWHVGNPADRRMQAAANRRGINLPSRARQISLDDFSSFDLVLTMDDDNLAAVQGLAREAGPRATANIKPMLSYTRGFSETEVPDPYYGGEAGFEHVLDLLEDACANLLDELSPQA
- a CDS encoding bifunctional pantoate--beta-alanine ligase/(d)CMP kinase, with translation MSCVVLSTQAELDSFRANLLGPLQFVPTMGGLHRGHGELIRRASEQGPVLVSVFVNPLQFGPAEDFDRYPRTLEADRDLAKRSGAHALWAPSVDAIYPSGLLSAVSHSASAELQAHLCGASRPGHFDGVVTVVARLLQLVEPSCLWLGEKDWQQLVILRRLVADLDLDVAVRGVATVREPDGLALSSRNQYLSSADRARAAALPAALRHVDSNDPEASVRRSLGEAGLAVDYVERVDPFTLQPCGSETAISLLAAAARCGTTRLIDHVFLMTRQPLVAIDGPAGAGKSTVTRAFAERMGLVYLDTGAMYRSVTWLVQQNGVDPQDAVSIAPLLNDLDLQLRSLPGGGQQVLVNGQDVSDAIRSPDVTASVSAVAAHRCVRQALTAQQKAMGAKGGLVAEGRDIGTAVFPDADLKVFLTATVGERARRRALDLEQRGFPVPERSELEAQIAERDHLDSTREEAPLVQADDAVELVTDGMSIEAVIDALVGQFRSRVAEEAWSTPAG
- a CDS encoding septal ring lytic transglycosylase RlpA family protein; protein product: MRVLLGLATLSAAISGAAALLPVVASDFLSVDGAEALDPLDLVLEPQVSELQATLSPAQVKPVVAPPAAELPKPKLKVVPEVVKVITGEASWYGPGFYGNRTANGEVYRRGTMTAAHRTLPFGTKVRVTNLWNGRTAVIRINDRGPFIDHRVIDLGHGAAADLGLTASGIAQVKLEVLR